One part of the Aspergillus luchuensis IFO 4308 DNA, chromosome 5, nearly complete sequence genome encodes these proteins:
- a CDS encoding MDM20/NAA25 family protein (COG:Z;~EggNog:ENOG410PP7U;~InterPro:IPR019183;~PFAM:PF09797), whose product MSTSDAVFHRRNKQVQDAIDGQNLKQALQLIDKRIKKGEDTRFLKAWKANILFRHADDANRNRGISETLELCKAEPPTTDLDTLDILHETLERLPNHADTLRSIWEKASKANSKDLDIQMRWFEYAFEGDDWKSAQKAAMALQSNFPKTRKYHLWAIFLSYLVSIDQASSEADRKLFGMLAYRMISKAAESVPSDSKELLSPPRAIQSAEELLLLIKIFESQERHAEIVKILDSENLGISSRVIQNDWSFIGEKLSSLEKAQMWTDGLAYTKGLLAIPTNEAEQKALQERDDWAVWHLLIAATKNINTSETTDATRKFVDEFVAAVPKSRNAQLARLDLMHWSFQAGVLKAEDLITACQEYFDRNKHKLYCFGDLRSYVPTLDKSSVLKFVEYVSASAAGKTDEVAKINALKCEYCFLLSADENNASEAKVEEFVSRCLQVYREVERPEKSSAPSTIESQPSDDLCLLAAMSLIRFSGAWIPDSSEQVPDTVLIRAAAILERLLVDSPHNYQALLLLVRIYLRLGAGSLALKTFSKLSVKQIQFETVAHNLFTRLATIHPHSAPPIEGAEYKDFNPQSAFIQALNFYKTADVTTVRNRSKGLDYGSYFNVQGTIDLQKRLKQSICRRMWALDVRRIQRLAGGDPMGRYQDMARDTSPLVDQRIFDAFMNCETPGQPTFEERMRLGPLPRDQWIKSSRMTDHLFDLLKSMTAQKPVSVEPELPRFEDVVGPEAEVEMTPSEIESARVNLNILTLALFLNGSKSVTSEQVDTCLTQVEEWLESKLNDVTVNDANISPVISNTAIYVKPEAPTAPSWRYFHSLFTVLDSLKALSLLYTVGLRKGTKGKLPKERVEKLADRTRQVHQGVRANVRALKSFISAPGVLGSLTDLVVAGSGSEDGSQLRTELEKTLDTAALEVFCGELMESWEEGLGGVFAVSM is encoded by the exons ATGTCCACCAGTGACGCCGTGTTTCATCGGCGGAACAAGCAGGTTCAAGATGCCATTGATGGGCAGAACCTTAAGCAGGCTCTTCAACTGATTGATAAGCGCATCAAGAAAGGCGAAGACACAAGATTCCTTAAA GCATGGAAGGCAAACATCCTGTTCCGTCACGCCGACGACGCAAACCGTAATCGCGGTATCTCGGAGACCCTCGAATTATGCAAAGCTGAACCGCCCACAACGGATCTCGACACCCTCGATATCCTTCATGAGACGCTGGAGCGGCTGCCCAACCATGCGGACACACTGAGGAGTATCTGGGAGAAGGCCTCGAAGGCCAATTCGAAAGACTTGGATATTCAAATGAGATGGTTCGAATATGCGTTTGAAGGCGACGACTGGAAGTCCGCACAAAAG GCTGCTATGGCTCTTCAAAGTAACTTCCCAAAGACGAGGAAGTACCACTTGTGGGCCATCTTCCTTAGCTACCTCGTCTCCATCGACCAGGCTAGCTCCGAGGCTGATCGCAAACTTTTTGGAATGCTGGCCTACCGTATGATTTCGAAGGCTGCCGAAAGTGTTCCTTCCGATTCG AAGGAATTGCTGAGCCCTCCCAGAGCTATCCAATCGGCCGAGGAGTTGCTATTGCTTATTAAGATCTTCGAATCCCAAGAACGTCATGCCGAGATTGTGAAGATCCTCGATAGCGAGAATCTTGGCATCAGCTCGCGCGTGATCCAGAATGACTGGTCATTTATTGGAGAGAAGCTTTCGAGCCTGGAAAAGGCTCAGATGTGGACCGACGGTCTGGCCTACACCAAGGGGCTGCTTGCGATCCCGACGAACGAAGCTGAACAAAAAGCTCTCCAGGAGCGTGACGACTGGGCTGTTTGGCACCTGCTCATTGCTGCAACCAAGAACATCAACACTTCAGA AACCACGGATGCGACACGGAAGTTCGTTGACGAGTTTGTTGCGGCTGTACCGAAGTCCCGCAATGCGCAATTGGCTCGACTTGACCTGATGCACTGGTCCTTCCAGGCGGGTGTTCTGAAGGCCGAGGACCTGATAACCGCTTGTCAAGAGTACTTCGATCGCAATAAGCACAAGCTTTATTGCTTTGGCGATCTGCGAAGCTACGTTCCAACACTGGACAAAAGCTCTGTGTTGAAGTTTGTAGAATACGTATCTGCAAGCGCAGCTGGTAAAACTGAT GAGGTTGCAAAGATCAATGCGCTCAAGTGCGAGTACTGCTTTTTACTGTCGGCAGACGAAAACAATGCATCCGAGGCAAAGGTTGAGGAGTTCGTTTCTCGTTGCCTGCAGGTCTATCGCGAAGTCGAGCGCCCCGAAAAGAGCTCAGCACCTTCTACTATCGAGAGTCAGCCCAGTGATGACTTGTGTCTGCTTGCGGCCATGAGCTTGATTCGCTTTAGTGGCGCATGGATTCCCGACAGCAGCGAGCAAGTCCCGGATACTGTTCTGATTCGCGCAGCAGCAATCCTGGAACGTCTTTTGGTTGACTCGCCTCATAACTACCAGGCACTGTTGCTTCTCGTGAGGATCTACCTCCGTCTTGGCGCAGGATCTCTTGCCCTTAAAACGTTCAGTAAACTCTCGGTGAAGCAAATACAGTTCGAGACGGTTGCTCATAACCTCTTCACCCGTCTCGCGACTATCCACCCGCACTCTGCACCACCAATCGAGGGAGCAGAGTACAAAGACTTCAACCCCCAGTCTGCTTTTATCCAGGCACTCAACTTCTACAAAACAGCCGATGTCACGACTGTTAGGAATCGTTCTAAGGGATTGGATTATGGAAGCTACTTCAACGTACAAGGCACCATTGATCTGCAGAAACGCCTTAAGCAGAGTATTTGCCGCAGAATGTGGGCTCTGGATGTGAGACGCATACAGCGACTGGCTGGTGGAGACCCTATGGGTCGTTACCAAGACATGG CGAGAGATACATCACCTCTGGTCGACCAGCGTATTTTTGACGCATTCATGAATTGCGAAACGCCTGGCCAACCCACCTTTGAGGAGCGAATGCGCCTGGGACCCCTGCCTCGT GATCAATGGATCAAATCGTCAAGGATGACTGACCATCTGTTTGACCTTCTCAAATCTATGACTGCTCAGAAACCCGTCTCTGTGGAACCTGAGTTGCCTAGGtttgaggatgttgtgggACCTGAAGCGGAAGTTGAAATGACCCCGTCAGAGATCGAAAGTGCCAGGGTGAACCTTAACATTCTAACCTTGGCTTTGTTCCTGAACGGATCGAAGTCAGTCACCTCGGAACAGGTGGATACCTGTCTCACCCAAGTCGAGGAGTGGCTGGAGTCCAAGCTCAACGACGTCACTGTGAACGACGCCAATATCTCGCCAGTAATATCCAATACGGCAATCTACGTGAAACCAGAGGCCCCAACTGCTCCGTCCTGGAGGTACTTCCATAGCCTTTTCACGGTACTCGACTCGCTTAAGGCCCTGTCCCTTCTCTACACAGTTGGGTTGAGAAAGGGCACCAAGGGCAAGCTGCCGAAAGAACGTGTCGAAAAGTTGGCTGACAGGACACGCCAAGTCCATCAGGGTGTGCGAGCCAATGTTCGAGCCCTCAAGTCTTTCATCTCTGCTCCCGGTGTTCTCGGCTCGCTGACTGATTTGGTCGTGGCTGGTTCTGGAAGCGAAGATGGCTCCCAGCTCCGTACCGAGCTGGAAAAGACTCTGGACACAGCTGCTTTGGAGGTGTTCTGTGGCGAGCTGATGGAGAGCTGGGAGGAAGGTCTTGGTGGGGTGTTCGCCGTGTCTATGTAA
- the COX23 gene encoding coiled-coil-helix-coiled-coil-helix domain-containing protein (COG:O;~EggNog:ENOG410PQT9;~InterPro:IPR009069), with product MASQSDKQPTPSDQTNPNAWERVERKFTSKPASEYFDPCQDFADRSLKCMKRNGFDKEMCSDYFQAYRDCKKEWLTQKKLGSSAAKR from the exons ATGGCTTCCCAATCTGATAAACAGCCAACCCCATCCGACCAAACCAATCCCAATGCTTGGGAGCGGGTGGAGCGGAAATTCACCAG CAAACCGGCAAGCGAATACTTTGACCCATGTCAAGATTTCGCAGATCGAAGCCTCAAGTGTATGAAGCGCAATGGCTTCGATAAGGAGATGTGCTCGGATTATTTCCA GGCTTATCGGGATTGTAAGAAGGAATGG TTAACGCAAAAGAAGCTTGGCTCGTCTGCAGCAAAACGCTAA
- a CDS encoding uncharacterized protein (COG:S;~EggNog:ENOG410PIY1) translates to MAPVGSSMASPVSAINELVEIAGEACQIEDATAEPNNVVFDPSKHLAFVPPSKVHTMVELGYPNSRGVSPVGVSEPFPLFSAEAIEQMRKEVLTEEVYSNHKYSSEIAQCQLRGYAAECAPFVYDAWKNPETLAIISKVAGVDLVPVMDFELGHVNISGHSEEEKHNAPKKAEVLGKGIAVKPSDDDAIVDWHTDSYPFVCVTMLSDCTNMIGGETALRTGNGEIVKVRGPQKGSAVILQGRYIEHKALRALGATERITMVTSFRPRASSVKDDTVLTTVRPISNLNELYHQFTEYRFELLSERLRDVNRLMRDQQRARRTFDTRAAKNFIREQINFLEHMDKEIVEDEKVIKGVFDDSHLISEDLKREHSRKRALADAE, encoded by the exons ATGGCCCCAGTCGGTTCTAGCATGGCCAGCCCGGTCTCAGCCATTAATGAGCTCGTCGAGATCGCCGGCGAGGCTTGCCAGATCGAAGATGCCACTGCAGAGCCAAACAATGTGGTATTCGACCCGTCCAAGCATCTGGCTTTTGTGCCCCCTTCGAAGGTCCACACCATGGTTGAGCTCGGCTACCCTAACAGCCGTGGAGTTTCCCCTGTTGGCGTCTCCGAGCCCTTCCCACTATTCTCGGCCGAAGCTATTGAGCAAATGCGCAAGGAAGTCCTCACCGAAGAGGTCTATTCCAACCACAAGTACTCGAGTGAGATCGCTCAATGCCAACTCAGGGGATATGCAGCTGA GTGCGCTCCATTTGTTTATGATGCCTGGAAGAATCCAGAGACTCTTGCCATAATCTCCAAGGTTGCTGGTGTCGATCTCGTCCCGGTCATGGACTTCGAGCTGGGACACGTGAACATCTCTGGCCACagcgaagaggagaagcaTAATGCTCCGAAGAAAGCTGAGGTGTTGGGTAAGGGCATTGCCGTAAAGCCCAGCGACGATGATGCCATAGTCGACTGGCACACTGACAGCTACCCCTTTGTCTGCGTGACAATGCTGTCGGACTGCACCAATATGATCGGAGGAGAAACAGCCCTTCGTACGGGCAATGGCGAAATTGTCAAAGTAAGGGGACCGCAGAAA GGTTCAGCGGTCATCCTACAAGGCCGTTACATTGAGCACAAAGCACTCCGTGCTTTGGGAGCGACGGAGCGAATCACCATGGTGACGTCCTTCCGTCCTCGGGCCTCGTCCGTCAAAGATGACACCGTTCTCACAACAGTCCGCCCAATCTCAAATTTGAATGAATTGTATCATCAGTTCACCGAATACCGGTTCGAGCTCCTTAGCGAGCGTCTTCGTGACGTCAATAGGCTCATGCGCGATCAGCAAAGAGCCCGGCGCACTTTTGATACGCGTGCTGCCAAGAATTTCATTAGGGAGCAGATAAATTTCCTTGAACATATGGATAAGGAAATTGTGGAAGACGAGAAAGTGATCAAGGGCGTCTTCGATGATAGCCATCTCATCTCGGAGGATTTGAAGCGCGAGCATTCGCGTAAGCGGGCGCTTGCCGATGCCGAATGA
- the PSH1 gene encoding uncharacterized protein (COG:O;~EggNog:ENOG410PQ29;~InterPro:IPR001841,IPR017907,IPR018957,IPR013083;~PFAM:PF13923,PF13920,PF00097,PF13445,PF13639;~go_function: GO:0046872 - metal ion binding [Evidence IEA]) has translation MSEPTPAGAALSNGSESTSTPNVNNGDNASGLFETLQSHVDDIRSLLQCGVCIRPLYEPYTLACGHTFCYSCLTSWFVGGRHNKTCPDCRAPVKAQPAPAYLVRAVVQMFTSRPELLDKGETTVEHLNHQREEAERLEKDKTNTHPREGGLFRGTFNKKIPVAQPIVDLEDNVVRCPRCSWELEEDEGCAQCGYRQDDESVTGSSGWSESDENSEMTDYLDEDDEIEDGFGDADEYGWDPNHDHLPLDIQPADIDQLYRQWYGLAPGDLPGMRANGPFRRQNHYDWPSGISSAHEEDSDMDEEDEDADMDSFIDDDLEHDDYSESDRSTVVGRHEISITHTIGTDLSTFDEMSEESLDEESLDDESHDDEDDDDDDDDEDPILPPAGGMRRNRIQTYRIQSSSPSCENGTSGTVSGRSESRSQAGSRNDRRLPQQVSAGSTVMDAISVDDDSDEGPVRPTRRTRDRGHRRPSAY, from the exons ATGTCCGAACCTACCCCCGCTGGAGCTGCCCTGAGCAATGGCTCTGAGAGCACCAGCACACCAAATGTCAATAATGGAGACAACGCGTCAGGG CTCTTTGAAACCCTGCAAAGCCATGTCGACGATATCCGTTCTCTCCTTCAATGCGGCGTTTGCATCCGACCACTTTATGAACCCTACACCCTTGCCTGCGGACATACCTTTTGTTATAGT TGTTTAACATCATGGTTTGTCGGTGGGAGGCACAACAAGACATGCCCGGACTGTCGAGCACCGGTAAAAGCGCAACCTGCTCCCGCATACTTG GTCCGCGCTGTTGTTCAAATGTTCACAAGTCGCCCGGAGCTGCTTGATAAGGGCGAGACCACAGTCGAACACCTAAATCATCAACGCGAGGAAGCGGAACGACTGGAAAAAGACAAAACAAATACACACCCGCGGGAGGGGGGACTATTCCGTGGTACGTTCAACAAGAAGATTCCAGTCGCGCAGCCTATCGTGGACCTTGAGGACAATGTTGTGCGTTGTCCACGTTGTTCGTGGGAGctagaggaagatgaagggtgTGCACAGTGCGGATATCGACAAGATGACGAGTCTGTGACTGGCAGTTCGGGCTGGAGTGAGTCAGACGAAAATTCCGAAATGACGGACTActtggacgaggatgatgagattgAAGATGGATTTGGAGATGCGGACGAATATGGTTGGGACCCCAACCATGACCACTTGCCCCTTGATATACAACCTGCCGACATAGATCAACTTTATCGTCAATGGTATGGCCTAGCTCCTGGCGACCTTCCGGGTATGCGTGCAAATGGGCCTTTCCGCCGGCAGAACCATTATGACTGGCCTTCTGGAATCTCGTCAGCTCACGAGGAAGATAGCGacatggatgaggaggatgaggatgcggaCATGGATTCGTTCATCGACGATGACTTAGAACACGATGATTATTCCGAATCTGACCGATCCACGGTAGTTGGGCGGCATGAGATCTCGATCACCCACACTATCGGAACTGACCTGTCAACCTTTGATGAGATGTCTGAGGAAAGCCTGGACGAGGAGAGCCTGGATGATGAAAGTcatgatgacgaagacgatgatgatgacgacgacgatgaggatccGATTCTGCCGCCTGCAGGTGGCATGCGGCGCAATCGCATCCAAACATACCGAATACAGTCGAGTTCTCCATCTTGCGAGAATGGGACTTCTGGTACAGTCTCAGGACGCAGTGAATCCAGATCCCAAGCAGGATCCCGCAATGATCGACGGCTCCCACAGCAAGTGTCCGCCGGGTCTACTGTTATGGATGCAATCAGCGTGGATGACGATTCTGACGAAGGCCCCGTGCGACCAACTAGGCGGACAAGAGACAGGGGCCATCGCCGCCCCTCAGCCTACTAA
- the RRP9 gene encoding ribosomal RNA-processing protein RRP9 (COG:A;~EggNog:ENOG410PFHE;~InterPro:IPR036322,IPR001680,IPR019775,IPR020472, IPR039241,IPR017986;~PFAM:PF00400;~go_function: GO:0005515 - protein binding [Evidence IEA];~go_function: GO:0034511 - U3 snoRNA binding [Evidence IEA];~go_process: GO:0006364 - rRNA processing [Evidence IEA]) has translation MTVESPSLAARSFDCLELRLLLPYCLRPELRAESAIRRKVDAPSACTVHRQKKSEKPSISIASANLPEPSSPPDPLLPPVFHSRSFGQLHWVMSSFFTLPASQRKRKREDRAGAPASKKRGVDGDGDAGARSGKKKTREPSVSGSDIDEDELSGASGLSEEESGSDSDEGETAGDRRLKLAERYLENVRDEVEDYGFDAAEIDRDLIAERLKEDVDEFKGRVYRQIASELAFSTASHTFFRADTQSTTSIAVHAPYVYTVSKDKTLIKWELATPTSTTPTTNGETSKRPPAPQRKKPKQVRFVRGLRKVAETGEEHGHTKNILSVAVSPSGKFVATGGQDRKLIVWDAETLTPLKTFTQHRDAVSGLAFARHISTMSSGEQLFSGSYDRTIKTWSLSTAGHAYVETLFGHQDHVTSVAAMAIDQCVSVGARDRTARLWKVIEESQLIFRGGSKSASYQENNIDCVAPLPPNHFVTGSDSGSISLWSVHKKKPLHTIPHAHGLDPLPPLDELSSEVNQETAAHNSRHLRRMPRWITALTTLPGTDVVLSGSWDGFIRAWKISEDKKTIVALGPIGAGSSIPLTPDTPSEQLKQTLAFDTPTSPDHMAVDGAPAQQAEEEAEPLIKGVVNDIAVFERRAETAKPGQAPAEPKPKTKTNNKPSAPEQHGLCIVAAVGKEHRLARFKCFSNNFHDGPTADGRNGAVVFEVPFISEKSK, from the exons ATGACAGTCGAGAGCCCATCGTTGGCCGCGCGGAGCTTTGACTGCCTGGAGCTGCGGCTCTTGTTGCCTTACTGCCTTAGGCCTGAGCTCCGCGCTGAGTCAGCAATTAGGCGTAAAGTTGATGCGCCTTCCGCCTGCACGGTCCACCGGCAGAAAAAAAGTGAGAAACCGAGTATCTCCATCGCATCGGCCAATTTGCCAgagccttcttcccctccagaCCCTCTTTTACCGCCCGTTTTCCACTCCCGGAGCTTCGGTCAATTACATTGGGTGATGTCGTCCTTTTTCACCCTGCCCGCTTCGCAGCGGAAGCGCAAGAGAGAAGACCGCGCCGGCGCCCCCGCGTCTAAGAAACGAGGTGTCGATGGAGACGGAGATGCGGGCGCAAGGagtggcaagaagaagactaGAGAGCCGTCGGTTTCGGGAAGCGacatcgatgaggatgagctcAGTGGCGCATCAGGTTTGtcggaggaggaaagtggCTCGGATTCCGACGAAGGAGAGACAGCCGGAGACCGGAGATTGAAGCTTGCGGAGCGGTACTTGGAGAATGTCCgggatgaggttgaggacTATGGCTTTGATGCAGCCGAGATCGATCGTGACTTGATTGCAGAAAGGCTGAAGGAGGATGTT GATGAATTCAAAGGACGCGTTTATCGTCAGATCGCCTCCGAATTGGCCTTCTCGACGGCCTCCCATACCTTCTTCCGGGCAGATACGCAATCAACTACGTCAATTGCAGTCCACGCGCCATATGTATACACCGTTTCGAAGGACAAGACCCTGATTAAATGGGAACTCGCCACACCCACCTCCACGACCCCTACGACAAACGGAGAAACTTCCAAACGTCCCCCAGCCCCCCAACGGAAGAAGCCAAAGCAGGTCAGGTTTGTGCGGGGCTTGCGAAAGGTTGCGGAGACCGGAGAAGAACATGGCCATACCAAGAACATCTTGTCTGTCGCAGTGTCGCCGTCCGGAAAATTTGTAGCCACGGGAGGACAAGACCGGAAACTCATTGTCTGGGATGCGGAGACTCTTACCCCCTTGAAGACCTTTACACAACATCGCGACGCTGTCAGTGGTCTTGCCTTTGCTCGTCATATATCTACCATGAGTTCCGGAGAGCAGCTCTTCTCTGGCTCTTATGACCGGACCATCAAGACCTGGTCTTTGAGTACAGCCGGTCATGCCTATGTTGAAACACTCTTCGGACATCAAGACCATGTTACGTCCGTCGCCGCCATGGCCATCGATCAGTGTGTCAGTGTGGGAGCGCGCGATCGCACGGCCAGGTTGTGGAAGGTTATCGAGGAATCCCAATTGATCTTCCGTGGTGGCTCTAAAAGCGCCTCCTATCAAGAGAACAACATTGATTGTGTAGCGCCGTTACCTCCTAACCACTTCGTTACGGGATCGGACTCAggctccatctctctctgGTCTGTtcacaagaagaagccgctTCACACGATCCCTCACGCACACGGCCTCGACCCCTTACCTCCACTGGACGAACTCTCCTCGGAAGTCAACCAGGAAACCGCAGCACACAACTCCCGTCACCTCCGGCGCATGCCCCGCTGGATCACCGCTCTGACTACCCTTCCAGGCACAGATGTCGTTCTTAGTGGCAGCTGGGATGGCTTCATCCGGGCCTGGAAGATCTCGGAAGATAAAAAGACTATCGTTGCCCTGGGCCCTATCGGAGCAGGATCCAGCATCCCGCTAACTCCTGATACCCCATCTGAGCAACTAAAGCAGACCCTCGCTTTCGACACACCAACGAGCCCGGATCACATGGCAGTCGACGGTGCGCCGGCCCAGcaggccgaggaggaagccGAACCGCTGATCAAGGGTGTTGTCAACGACATTGCCGTATTCGAGCGTCGCGCAGAAACCGCCAAACCAGGCCAAGCGCCAGCGGAACCCAAgcccaagaccaagaccaacaacaagCCGTCTGCGCCCGAGCAACATGGGCTCTGCATCGTAGCCGCTGTTGGCAAGGAACATCGGCTAGCAAGGTTCAAATGCTTCTCCAACAATTTCCATGACGGTCCCACCGCAGACGGTCGGAACGGCGCCGTGGTGTTCGAAGTACCATTCATCTCCGAAAAATCGAAATGA
- the pre1 gene encoding proteasome core particle subunit beta 4 (COG:O;~EggNog:ENOG410PHXK;~InterPro:IPR035206,IPR029055,IPR001353,IPR023333;~MEROPS:MER0002676;~PFAM:PF00227;~go_component: GO:0005839 - proteasome core complex [Evidence IEA];~go_function: GO:0004298 - threonine-type endopeptidase activity [Evidence IEA];~go_process: GO:0051603 - proteolysis involved in cellular protein catabolic process [Evidence IEA]), which yields MRGPTILKAEDDKTKQLNEHNLMAFSGEAGDTVQFAEYIQANIQLYTMRNDTELGPNAVASFVRGEMARSLRSRNPYTVNLLLGGVDPITHKPHLYWIDYLASLAPVPYAAHGYAQYYCLSTLDKHHHPDISLEEGMKLLEMCTDELKRRLPIDYKGVLVKIVTKDGVQEVPFDNNRIVKSA from the exons ATGAGAGGCCCCACCATCCTCAAAGCCGAAGATGACAAGACAAAGCAGCTGAATGAACACAACCTTATGGCCTTCTCCGGAGAGGCGGGAGACACGG TACAATTTGCGGAGTACATCCAAGCCAATATTCAACTATACACGATGCGGAACGATACCGAGCTGGGCCCGAATGCGGTTGCTAGCTTTGTTCGGGGAGAAATGGCGCGGAGTCTGCGGTCTCGGAATCCCTACACTGTCAACCTCTTGCTGGGAGGTGTCGATCCCATCACGCACAAGCCTCACCTATACTGGATTGATTACCTGGCATCGCTGGCACCTGTACCATATGCTGCTCACGGATATGCACA ATACTACTGTCTGTCCACCCTCGataaacaccaccaccccgacATTTCGcttgaagaaggaatgaAACTCTTGGAAATGTGCACAGACGAATTGAAGCGCAGACTACCGATCGATTACAAGGGG GTTCTGGTGAAGATCGTGACTAAGGACGGCGTGCAAGAAGTACCATTCGATAATAACAGGATTGTCAAGAGTGCCTAA